The proteins below come from a single Parazoarcus communis genomic window:
- the flgG gene encoding flagellar basal-body rod protein FlgG gives MIRSLWTARTGLDAQQTSLDVISNNLANVSTNGFKRQRAVFEDLLYQTVRQPGAQSTQQTQIGSGLQIGTGVKPVATERIFTQGNLQQTGGSLDIAIQGNGFFQISLPDGTTAYTRDGAFQIDSQGNMVTASGYPLADNINIPSDTLTVTVGKDGTVSALQSGQTTPTQLGSIQLASFIAPGGLQSAGENLFLETASSGVATPNQPGLNGTGVLNQGYVETSNVNVAEELVNMIVTQRAYEMNSRAIQTSDSMLGRLTQL, from the coding sequence ATGATCCGCTCACTGTGGACCGCCCGTACCGGGCTGGATGCCCAGCAAACTTCGCTGGACGTGATCTCCAACAACCTTGCCAACGTCTCCACCAACGGCTTCAAGCGCCAGCGTGCGGTGTTCGAGGATCTGCTATACCAGACTGTTCGCCAGCCGGGTGCGCAATCCACCCAGCAGACGCAGATCGGCTCGGGTCTGCAGATCGGTACCGGTGTGAAGCCGGTCGCCACCGAGCGCATCTTCACCCAGGGCAACCTGCAGCAGACGGGCGGTTCGCTCGACATCGCGATCCAGGGCAACGGCTTCTTCCAGATCTCGCTGCCGGACGGCACGACGGCCTACACCCGTGACGGCGCCTTCCAGATCGACAGCCAGGGCAACATGGTCACCGCAAGCGGCTATCCCCTCGCAGACAACATCAACATCCCGTCGGATACGCTGACCGTGACGGTTGGCAAGGACGGCACCGTCAGCGCCCTGCAGTCCGGGCAGACGACGCCGACCCAGCTCGGTTCGATTCAGCTCGCGTCCTTCATTGCGCCGGGCGGACTGCAGAGCGCGGGCGAGAACCTCTTCCTCGAAACCGCATCGAGCGGGGTTGCAACGCCCAATCAGCCCGGACTCAACGGTACCGGCGTGCTCAACCAGGGCTATGTCGAGACCTCGAACGTGAACGTGGCCGAGGAACTGGTGAACATGATCGTCACCCAGCGCGCCTACGAGATGAACTCGCGCGCCATCCAGACTTCCGACTCGATGCTCGGCCGTCTGACCCAGCTCTAA
- the fliO gene encoding flagellar biosynthetic protein FliO → MKPAFNLIPLLTLLLPALAQAADPAPSPATDLAGSLGQMLFGLVVVIALLIACLWAIKRLSQPRNAAGVLKVLGATAVGPRERVVLVETGPKVLVLGVAPGSVRTLHVMEASDFPSEAATNETGAAANGDFSGWFRKALERRRHGS, encoded by the coding sequence GTGAAACCCGCCTTCAATCTGATTCCACTCCTGACGCTCCTGCTGCCTGCGCTTGCACAGGCAGCCGACCCCGCCCCGTCCCCCGCCACCGATCTCGCGGGCAGCCTCGGCCAGATGCTGTTCGGACTGGTGGTGGTGATCGCGCTGCTGATTGCCTGCCTGTGGGCCATCAAGCGCTTGTCCCAGCCGCGCAACGCAGCCGGCGTGCTCAAGGTATTGGGCGCGACCGCAGTGGGCCCGCGCGAGCGCGTCGTGCTGGTCGAGACCGGTCCCAAGGTGCTGGTGCTCGGCGTGGCGCCCGGCAGCGTTCGCACGCTGCACGTCATGGAAGCATCCGACTTTCCGTCCGAAGCTGCCACCAATGAGACGGGCGCTGCCGCGAACGGCGACTTTTCCGGCTGGTTCAGGAAAGCACTGGAGCGCCGCCGCCATGGTTCGTAA
- the fliQ gene encoding flagellar biosynthesis protein FliQ: MTPTAVIDLGRQAIEVTLMVSAPLFLAALITGLVISIFQAATQINEMTLSFVPKLIAIFVTLVLAGPWMITLLTDFMRRLFENIPTLIG; the protein is encoded by the coding sequence ATGACCCCCACCGCTGTCATCGACCTCGGACGTCAGGCGATTGAAGTCACGCTGATGGTGTCGGCGCCGCTGTTTCTTGCTGCGCTGATCACCGGCCTTGTCATCAGCATCTTTCAGGCAGCGACCCAGATCAACGAAATGACCCTGTCTTTCGTCCCCAAGCTGATCGCGATCTTCGTCACCCTGGTACTGGCCGGCCCGTGGATGATCACCTTGCTGACCGACTTCATGCGCCGCCTGTTCGAAAACATCCCGACCCTGATCGGCTGA
- the flgJ gene encoding flagellar assembly peptidoglycan hydrolase FlgJ, with the protein MTSGIQMNAFDPGSLGDLKRLARTNPDDPETLRAASKQFEAMFLQMALKAMRAATPTNSMFDSEQSRTYQSLLDQQLALNMAQSNNNGMSEALFRQLGGITGNTSTSAISALTMPGATDNKGFDISNVIRQAANPAALMREAQAIAAGATGVDSAGDADPLGDLIYRLDAAARAARSTDSDDSISPSVREFVNEVWPHAQAASRQTGIPAQFMVAQAALETGWGDKVMRHADGRSSYNLFNIKAGSSWTGETVARNVTEYAGSTAYTEKARFRSYGSYAEAFQDYARLLSNSSRYSEVLGQTSPAGFAGSLQKAGYATDPMYADKLTRIIAGNTLRTALSG; encoded by the coding sequence ATGACTTCCGGCATCCAGATGAACGCCTTCGACCCCGGCTCGCTGGGCGACCTGAAGCGCCTCGCCCGCACCAACCCCGACGATCCGGAAACCCTGCGCGCGGCCTCCAAGCAGTTCGAGGCGATGTTCCTGCAGATGGCGCTCAAGGCGATGCGTGCGGCGACACCGACCAACAGCATGTTCGACAGCGAGCAGTCGCGCACCTATCAGTCGTTGCTCGATCAACAGCTGGCGCTGAACATGGCGCAGAGCAATAACAACGGCATGAGCGAGGCGCTCTTTCGTCAGCTCGGCGGCATTACCGGCAATACCTCGACGAGTGCGATCAGTGCGCTGACCATGCCCGGTGCCACGGACAACAAGGGCTTCGACATCTCCAATGTGATTCGGCAGGCGGCAAATCCTGCCGCACTGATGCGCGAGGCGCAGGCGATTGCCGCCGGTGCGACTGGCGTCGATAGCGCCGGCGATGCCGACCCGCTAGGCGACCTGATTTACCGTCTCGACGCTGCGGCAAGAGCTGCGCGGAGCACCGACAGTGACGACTCGATCTCGCCCTCGGTGCGTGAGTTCGTCAATGAAGTATGGCCGCATGCCCAGGCCGCCAGTCGTCAGACCGGTATCCCCGCGCAGTTCATGGTTGCGCAGGCGGCGCTTGAAACCGGCTGGGGCGACAAGGTCATGCGTCATGCCGACGGACGTTCGAGCTACAACCTGTTCAACATCAAGGCAGGCTCGAGCTGGACGGGCGAAACCGTGGCACGCAACGTCACCGAGTACGCCGGCTCGACCGCCTACACCGAGAAAGCGCGCTTTCGCAGCTACGGTTCGTATGCCGAAGCCTTCCAGGACTACGCCCGCCTGTTGTCGAACAGTTCGCGCTATTCGGAAGTGCTGGGCCAGACCAGTCCGGCGGGCTTTGCCGGCAGCCTGCAGAAGGCAGGCTATGCCACCGACCCGATGTACGCCGACAAGCTCACCCGCATCATCGCAGGCAACACCCTGCGTACCGCCCTTTCGGGCTGA
- the flgK gene encoding flagellar hook-associated protein FlgK, with product MAGLLNIGLTGLNAAQAQLVTTSHNITNAGVDGYHRQSVIQSNATPQFSGAGFFGQGTQIASVTRSYNQYLENQVLNSNASLASYSSYNSQISQINNLLGDSTSGLSPALESFFAGMQEVASNPTSVASRQSLISGAEAMVSRFQSMDARLSEIRAGLEGEIASTVTQINTYAGAIAEMNQRIATAQVAGPSVAANDLLDQREQLISELNKLVKVSAVTESNGSVSVFMGSGQSLVVGGTVNNLAAVQDPSDPQRSMIAITSDSGASNTLPESLITGGALSGLLAFRRESLDPAQNTLGLVALGIAETFNAQHQLGTDLDGVLGGAFFNSPAPTVMPAISSASVAIEDVSKLSSSDYLLTWDGSNYSMKAVSGSAIALTLQADGSYSGGGINFSISNPSQIPSAGLLIQPTRYAASNLTVAISDPRKVAAGDPVSVAPGNYSGAVSDRIEGVKTLSVGGIDANSDGLADFSPITLSFSANAFTASSGTLERYDTSTSSWVASSAYNPATDSSGARFRVTDAQGGVDYSFEFTAVGAWTSGESLVFSPTAAGVADNRNAVALGALQTSKLMLAGSSGSPTATFQSVYAQMVTQVGNKTREVQVNEKAQETLLTQATDARDSLSGVNLDEEAANLMRYQMAYQSAAKVMSVAQTLFDEVLAISR from the coding sequence ATGGCAGGCTTGCTCAATATCGGTTTGACCGGTTTGAATGCCGCGCAAGCGCAGCTGGTGACTACGAGTCACAACATCACCAACGCGGGCGTCGATGGATATCATCGCCAGTCGGTGATTCAGAGCAATGCCACCCCGCAGTTCTCTGGTGCGGGCTTCTTCGGGCAAGGCACGCAGATTGCGTCAGTCACCCGCTCGTACAACCAGTATCTTGAAAACCAGGTGCTCAACAGCAACGCGAGCCTGGCCTCCTACAGCAGTTACAACAGCCAGATCAGCCAGATCAACAACCTGCTTGGCGATTCGACCTCCGGCCTGTCCCCCGCGCTGGAGAGCTTCTTCGCCGGCATGCAGGAAGTTGCGTCCAATCCCACCAGCGTGGCATCGCGCCAGTCCCTGATCTCCGGGGCCGAGGCAATGGTGTCGCGCTTTCAGTCGATGGATGCCCGCCTCAGTGAGATCAGGGCGGGACTCGAGGGCGAGATCGCGTCGACCGTAACGCAGATCAATACCTATGCCGGCGCGATCGCCGAGATGAACCAGCGCATCGCCACCGCGCAGGTGGCCGGCCCGAGCGTGGCCGCGAACGATCTGCTCGACCAGCGTGAGCAGCTGATCAGCGAACTGAACAAGCTGGTCAAGGTGAGTGCAGTGACCGAGAGCAACGGCTCGGTCAGCGTGTTCATGGGCTCCGGGCAGTCGCTCGTCGTGGGCGGTACCGTGAACAATCTGGCGGCGGTGCAGGATCCGAGCGATCCGCAACGCAGCATGATCGCAATCACGTCGGATAGCGGTGCGTCGAATACCTTGCCGGAGAGCCTCATCACCGGCGGCGCCCTGAGCGGCTTGCTCGCGTTCCGCCGGGAGTCGCTTGACCCGGCGCAGAATACGCTCGGCCTCGTCGCGCTTGGCATCGCCGAGACCTTCAATGCTCAGCATCAGCTGGGTACCGATCTCGATGGCGTGCTGGGCGGTGCCTTCTTCAACAGCCCCGCGCCGACCGTGATGCCCGCCATCTCCTCTGCCAGTGTGGCGATCGAAGACGTCTCGAAACTCTCCTCCAGCGACTATCTGCTGACCTGGGACGGGAGCAACTATTCCATGAAGGCAGTGAGCGGGAGCGCCATCGCACTGACACTGCAGGCCGATGGCAGCTATAGCGGCGGTGGAATCAACTTTTCGATCAGCAATCCGAGCCAGATTCCCTCTGCCGGTCTGCTGATCCAGCCTACGCGCTATGCCGCAAGCAATCTGACCGTGGCGATTTCCGATCCGCGCAAGGTCGCTGCAGGCGATCCTGTCAGTGTGGCACCGGGCAACTACAGCGGTGCGGTGAGCGACCGGATCGAGGGTGTGAAGACCCTGTCCGTGGGCGGCATCGACGCCAACAGCGACGGGCTCGCCGACTTTTCGCCGATTACACTGAGCTTCAGCGCAAACGCATTTACCGCATCGAGCGGAACGCTTGAGCGTTACGATACGTCGACTTCAAGCTGGGTTGCGAGCAGCGCCTATAATCCTGCAACCGACAGCTCGGGTGCGCGCTTCAGGGTGACGGACGCGCAGGGTGGCGTCGATTATTCGTTCGAGTTCACGGCAGTCGGCGCATGGACCAGCGGCGAGAGCCTGGTGTTCAGCCCGACCGCTGCGGGCGTGGCCGACAACCGCAACGCGGTGGCCCTTGGTGCGCTGCAGACCTCCAAGCTGATGCTTGCCGGCAGCAGTGGTTCGCCGACGGCGACCTTCCAGTCGGTATATGCGCAGATGGTGACCCAGGTCGGCAACAAGACCCGCGAGGTCCAGGTCAACGAGAAGGCGCAGGAGACGCTGCTGACCCAGGCGACCGACGCCCGGGACAGCCTTTCCGGCGTCAACCTGGACGAAGAGGCTGCCAATCTAATGCGTTACCAGATGGCTTATCAGAGTGCCGCCAAGGTGATGTCGGTGGCGCAGACGCTGTTTGACGAAGTTCTGGCGATCAGCCGTTAA
- the fliP gene encoding flagellar type III secretion system pore protein FliP (The bacterial flagellar biogenesis protein FliP forms a type III secretion system (T3SS)-type pore required for flagellar assembly.), with product MVRKHLLRGALGLILSTAPALALAQALPALTTVPAANGGTTYSLTIQTLLLLTMLSFVPAMVLMMTSFTRIIIVFSLLRQAMGTQTSPPNQVLLGLALFLTFFIMAPVADRVYTDAYVPMSEGTISFEQALERASVPVKTFMLKQVREPDLTLFAGLAKVPPVEKAEDLPMRVVIPAFVTSELKTAFQIGFIVFIPFIIIDMVVASVLMSMGMMMMSPVIVSLPFKIMLFVLVDGWTLLIGSLVQSFAV from the coding sequence ATGGTTCGTAAGCACCTGCTGCGCGGCGCGCTCGGCCTCATCCTGAGCACTGCGCCTGCCCTCGCGCTGGCCCAGGCACTGCCTGCCCTGACCACCGTGCCGGCCGCCAATGGCGGCACGACCTACAGCCTCACGATCCAGACCCTGCTGCTGCTGACAATGCTCAGCTTCGTGCCGGCGATGGTGCTGATGATGACGAGCTTCACCCGCATCATCATCGTGTTCTCGCTTTTGCGGCAGGCCATGGGCACGCAGACCTCGCCACCGAACCAGGTCCTGCTCGGCCTCGCGCTGTTTCTGACCTTTTTCATCATGGCGCCGGTCGCCGACCGCGTCTATACCGACGCCTATGTGCCGATGTCCGAAGGCACGATCAGCTTCGAGCAGGCGCTGGAGCGCGCCTCGGTGCCAGTCAAGACCTTCATGCTCAAGCAGGTCCGCGAGCCCGACCTGACCCTGTTTGCAGGCCTTGCCAAGGTTCCCCCGGTGGAGAAGGCCGAAGACCTGCCGATGCGGGTCGTGATACCGGCCTTCGTCACCTCGGAGCTGAAAACAGCTTTTCAGATCGGCTTCATCGTCTTCATTCCCTTCATCATCATCGACATGGTGGTCGCTTCGGTGCTGATGTCGATGGGTATGATGATGATGTCGCCGGTGATCGTCTCCCTGCCGTTCAAGATCATGCTCTTCGTGCTCGTCGATGGCTGGACCCTGCTCATCGGTTCGCTGGTGCAGAGCTTCGCGGTATAG
- a CDS encoding flagellar basal body P-ring protein FlgI yields MLSGIFAAPAAAERIKDLASIAGVRDNQLVGYGIVVGLDGSGDQTTQTPFTVQSIISMLGNMGVTLPAGTSLQLKNVAAVMVTATLPPFARPGQAIDITVSSMGNAKSLRGGTLVMTPLKGADGQVYALAQGNMVVGGAGGQAGGAAQTINHLSAGRIPGGATVERAVPAMLGQGEYVFFELNDTDFGTARRVVDAINMVAPGSAEAINGRSIQVRAPLDVNTRVAFLGRIENLDVTPVQQAAKVIVNSRTGSVVMNQTVALQNCAVAHGNLTVTVNAQPQVSQPEPLSRGRTVVTQSGLVNIDQEGGALMNVRGGTSLADVVKALNALGAKPMDLVSILQAMKSAGALRAELEII; encoded by the coding sequence ATGCTGTCAGGCATCTTCGCGGCCCCTGCGGCGGCCGAGCGCATCAAGGACCTTGCTTCGATCGCGGGTGTGCGTGACAACCAACTGGTGGGGTACGGCATCGTCGTGGGCCTGGACGGTTCGGGCGACCAGACTACCCAGACGCCGTTCACGGTGCAGAGCATCATCAGCATGCTGGGCAACATGGGGGTGACGCTGCCTGCGGGTACGAGCCTCCAGCTCAAGAACGTGGCGGCGGTCATGGTCACGGCGACGCTGCCACCCTTTGCGCGCCCGGGACAGGCGATCGACATTACGGTGTCGTCGATGGGCAACGCCAAGAGCCTGCGTGGCGGCACGCTGGTGATGACCCCGCTCAAGGGCGCGGACGGACAGGTATACGCGCTGGCCCAGGGCAACATGGTGGTCGGCGGCGCGGGCGGACAGGCTGGCGGTGCGGCGCAGACCATCAATCATCTTTCGGCCGGACGGATTCCCGGCGGCGCGACCGTGGAGCGCGCAGTGCCGGCCATGCTGGGGCAGGGCGAGTACGTGTTCTTCGAACTCAACGACACCGATTTCGGTACCGCACGCCGGGTGGTCGATGCGATTAACATGGTTGCACCGGGTTCGGCCGAGGCAATCAACGGCCGCAGCATCCAGGTTCGGGCGCCGCTCGACGTCAATACCCGGGTTGCCTTCCTCGGCCGGATCGAGAATCTCGACGTAACGCCGGTGCAGCAAGCGGCAAAGGTGATCGTGAACTCGCGCACCGGTTCGGTGGTGATGAATCAGACCGTGGCATTGCAGAACTGCGCCGTGGCGCACGGCAATCTGACCGTCACCGTGAATGCGCAGCCGCAGGTGTCGCAGCCTGAACCCCTGTCGCGCGGGCGAACGGTAGTTACACAGTCCGGGTTGGTGAATATCGATCAGGAGGGCGGCGCGCTGATGAACGTCCGTGGCGGCACCAGTCTTGCCGACGTGGTGAAGGCGCTCAACGCGCTCGGTGCGAAGCCGATGGATCTGGTCAGCATTCTGCAGGCAATGAAGTCCGCAGGCGCATTGCGCGCCGAACTCGAGATTATCTGA
- the fliR gene encoding flagellar biosynthetic protein FliR has product MLSVTATQLDAWLAALMFPLARLFGLFASAPIFSNRGVSARARLAIALGIGIALLPVMPAMPAVPPGSGIGLMIMVQQMFIGVAIGFMLRLVFAAIDMAGSLIGMQMGLSFAIFFDPDAGGQTAVLSDFVGLVATLLFLAINGHLIMIDLLVRSFEWLPVGTASFSADGWGYIARAGTTVFATGLLLSLPVVAVLLVTNIALGILTRAAPQLNLFAIGFPLTLAMGFFALMLIMTNFGPVVQSLFERSFDTVPILLEALSPRP; this is encoded by the coding sequence ATGCTGAGCGTGACCGCGACACAGCTCGACGCCTGGCTCGCCGCCCTGATGTTTCCGCTGGCGCGCCTGTTCGGGCTGTTTGCAAGTGCCCCGATCTTCTCCAACCGCGGCGTGTCGGCAAGAGCGCGGCTGGCCATCGCGCTCGGAATCGGTATTGCCCTGCTGCCAGTGATGCCGGCCATGCCGGCCGTGCCACCGGGCTCGGGCATCGGACTCATGATCATGGTGCAGCAGATGTTCATCGGCGTGGCCATCGGCTTCATGCTGCGTCTGGTGTTCGCGGCAATCGACATGGCCGGCTCCCTGATCGGCATGCAGATGGGCCTGTCGTTCGCAATCTTCTTCGACCCCGATGCCGGCGGGCAGACCGCGGTGCTCTCGGATTTCGTGGGGCTGGTGGCCACGCTGCTCTTTCTCGCCATCAACGGTCACCTGATCATGATCGACCTGCTGGTGCGAAGCTTCGAGTGGCTGCCCGTCGGCACGGCCAGTTTCAGCGCCGATGGCTGGGGCTATATCGCGCGCGCCGGCACTACGGTGTTCGCGACCGGACTGTTGCTGTCGCTGCCGGTGGTGGCGGTGCTGCTGGTCACCAACATCGCGCTCGGCATCCTCACCCGTGCGGCCCCACAGCTCAACCTGTTCGCGATCGGTTTCCCGCTCACGCTGGCCATGGGTTTCTTCGCACTGATGCTGATCATGACCAATTTCGGCCCGGTAGTGCAGAGCCTGTTCGAACGCAGTTTCGACACGGTGCCGATATTGCTGGAAGCGCTCTCACCGCGGCCTTGA
- the flgL gene encoding flagellar hook-associated protein FlgL, translating into MRISTSMIYDKGVNSLQTQWSDLLHTQQQLSTGRRVLTPADDPIAASRALELGQSKGVNAQFMTNTGYAEDRLNLLENKLTGAGDILQYIREKTVAAGNAAYSDEELGYLATDLRAQFDGLLALANSQDGTGDYLFSGYRANDKPFTGNLAGVSYNGDHGTQTVQVSASRFMPVSLPGADIFGSTRKIDDSLVQASTGTHTDGSANTGGTTLSGTLSSTVSTSQLGHRYEIIYDAAAPGYDVYEYQPGNPSKVTVATGAASLASLSATLGIDLQMTDSSGAAATPGDGDRFELFVGSPDMFKNLGLLIDSMERPGPSGMAGGAVAFGLNSMDGAIDNVLKTRAQVGSQLVETESLQTIGSDLDLQYATVISGLMDVDYAEAISNLTQQQTYLEAAQQSFLKVSGLSLFNYL; encoded by the coding sequence ATGCGTATTTCGACCAGCATGATTTACGACAAAGGGGTCAATTCACTGCAGACGCAGTGGAGCGATCTCCTGCACACGCAGCAGCAGCTATCCACCGGACGGCGGGTGCTGACCCCCGCGGACGACCCGATTGCCGCGTCGCGTGCGCTCGAGCTGGGTCAGTCCAAGGGCGTGAACGCGCAGTTCATGACCAATACGGGTTACGCCGAGGATCGGCTGAACCTGCTCGAAAACAAGCTAACCGGCGCTGGCGACATCCTGCAGTACATCCGCGAGAAAACTGTCGCCGCCGGCAATGCAGCCTATTCCGATGAGGAACTCGGTTATCTCGCTACTGACCTGCGTGCGCAGTTTGATGGCTTGCTGGCCCTGGCCAACAGTCAGGATGGTACCGGTGACTACCTGTTCTCAGGCTACCGTGCCAACGACAAGCCCTTCACGGGCAACCTGGCCGGTGTGAGCTACAACGGCGACCACGGCACGCAGACGGTCCAGGTATCGGCATCGCGCTTCATGCCGGTCAGTCTGCCCGGGGCGGACATTTTCGGTTCGACGCGCAAGATCGACGATTCGCTGGTGCAGGCCTCGACCGGCACCCATACCGATGGCTCGGCGAATACCGGTGGCACCACGCTCAGCGGTACGCTGAGTTCGACGGTGAGCACCAGCCAGCTCGGTCACCGTTACGAAATCATCTACGATGCGGCGGCCCCGGGCTACGACGTTTATGAATATCAGCCGGGAAATCCGTCCAAGGTGACCGTTGCTACTGGCGCGGCCTCGCTGGCGTCGCTTTCGGCGACCCTGGGCATCGATCTGCAGATGACGGACAGCAGTGGGGCGGCGGCCACGCCGGGCGACGGCGACCGCTTCGAGCTCTTCGTTGGCTCTCCCGACATGTTTAAGAACCTGGGGCTGCTGATTGATTCGATGGAGCGGCCGGGGCCGTCCGGCATGGCTGGGGGCGCAGTGGCCTTCGGCCTGAACAGCATGGATGGTGCGATCGACAACGTGCTCAAGACCCGGGCGCAGGTCGGATCGCAACTGGTGGAGACGGAGAGCCTGCAGACGATTGGCAGCGATCTCGACCTGCAGTACGCGACGGTGATCTCGGGACTGATGGATGTCGATTACGCCGAAGCCATCTCCAACCTGACCCAGCAGCAGACCTACCTGGAGGCGGCACAACAGTCCTTCCTCAAGGTGTCCGGCCTGTCCCTGTTCAACTACCTTTGA
- a CDS encoding flagellar basal body L-ring protein FlgH → MKAIALVLVLLLSGCASIYSTPPTSVHQPMSARPEMRPQAVPATGGIYQPGGLRPLFEDRRARNVGDIITINLVERNTAEKSANASATRGSSLTGGISLTAPNLLALQNAKLNGLDASVSADSDFSGEGEAAANNVFSGTISVTVIEVFPNGNLLVSGEKQVAINQGNEYIRFSGVVNPTTVSSSNTVQSTQVADARMEYRGSGFIDESNTMGWLQRFFVAILPF, encoded by the coding sequence ATGAAAGCGATCGCGCTTGTCCTGGTCCTGCTGCTGAGCGGCTGTGCGTCGATCTATTCGACGCCGCCGACTTCGGTGCACCAGCCCATGAGTGCCCGCCCCGAGATGCGGCCTCAGGCAGTACCCGCGACCGGCGGCATCTATCAGCCCGGCGGCCTGCGGCCCCTGTTCGAGGACCGGCGCGCGCGCAATGTCGGCGACATCATCACCATCAACCTGGTCGAGCGCAACACCGCGGAGAAAAGCGCCAATGCGTCCGCGACGCGTGGCTCCAGCCTGACCGGTGGCATCAGCCTGACCGCACCCAATCTGCTGGCGCTGCAGAACGCAAAGCTCAACGGGCTCGACGCCAGCGTGTCTGCAGATTCGGACTTCTCCGGCGAGGGCGAGGCGGCCGCGAACAACGTGTTCAGCGGCACGATCTCGGTGACGGTGATCGAGGTGTTTCCGAACGGAAACCTGCTGGTCTCCGGTGAGAAGCAGGTCGCGATCAATCAGGGTAACGAGTACATCCGCTTTTCCGGGGTGGTCAATCCCACCACCGTAAGCTCGAGCAATACCGTGCAATCGACTCAGGTCGCGGATGCGAGGATGGAGTACCGCGGCAGCGGCTTCATCGATGAGTCGAACACCATGGGATGGCTGCAGCGCTTCTTCGTTGCCATCCTGCCGTTCTGA
- the flgF gene encoding flagellar basal-body rod protein FlgF yields the protein MDRLIYTAMTGAKGTLDQQAAVSHNLANATSTGFRTEMHKLRAVEVQTDAMHTRAFTVDASVATDFSSGPMQATGRAYDVAIQGKGWLTVQMPDGTEAYTRDGSLEVSPNGILQTRSGLPVIGGGGPISLPPDSEIVIGSDGTISALQAGQGVVNAVDQLKLVNPPEATLVRGDDGLFRSSDGLPQPADEAVKTAGGYLEGSNVNVVDQMVTMISLGRQFEMQTRMLSTAEENDRAATQLLAGS from the coding sequence ATGGACCGCCTGATCTATACCGCCATGACGGGTGCGAAGGGCACGCTCGACCAGCAGGCCGCGGTGTCGCACAACCTTGCGAACGCCACCTCGACCGGTTTTCGCACCGAGATGCACAAGCTGCGCGCAGTCGAGGTTCAGACCGACGCGATGCACACGCGCGCATTCACGGTCGATGCCAGCGTCGCAACCGATTTCAGCTCGGGGCCCATGCAGGCCACCGGCCGGGCCTACGATGTCGCGATTCAGGGCAAGGGCTGGCTCACGGTGCAGATGCCCGACGGCACCGAGGCCTACACCCGCGACGGCAGTCTGGAGGTGAGCCCCAACGGCATCCTGCAAACCCGGAGCGGCTTGCCGGTGATCGGCGGCGGCGGTCCGATCTCCTTGCCGCCCGATTCCGAGATCGTCATCGGCAGTGATGGCACGATCTCGGCCTTGCAGGCCGGGCAGGGAGTGGTGAACGCTGTCGATCAGCTGAAGCTGGTCAACCCGCCCGAGGCTACACTGGTTCGCGGCGACGACGGCCTGTTTCGCTCCAGCGACGGTTTGCCGCAACCGGCAGACGAGGCGGTAAAAACTGCCGGCGGCTATCTCGAGGGCAGCAATGTGAACGTGGTGGACCAGATGGTGACCATGATTTCGCTGGGCCGGCAGTTCGAAATGCAGACGCGCATGCTCAGTACAGCCGAGGAAAACGACCGTGCGGCGACCCAGCTGCTTGCGGGCAGCTGA
- the fliN gene encoding flagellar motor switch protein FliN → MQEQAATESGVDSEAAQVAADLAAAAMDESPYQAKPASQLFEDFGSTGSKPGAINDFDMILDIPVQLTVELGRTKLSIRNLLQLAHGSVVELDGLAGEPMDVLVNGTLIAQGEVVVVNDKFGIRLTDIITPAERMRKIRS, encoded by the coding sequence ATGCAGGAGCAGGCCGCGACCGAGTCGGGCGTGGACAGCGAGGCCGCACAGGTTGCGGCCGACCTCGCCGCCGCCGCGATGGACGAATCGCCCTACCAGGCCAAGCCGGCCAGCCAGCTGTTCGAGGATTTCGGCTCGACCGGCAGCAAACCGGGTGCGATCAACGATTTCGACATGATCCTGGACATTCCGGTCCAGCTCACGGTCGAGCTCGGCCGCACCAAGCTGTCGATCCGGAACCTGCTCCAGCTCGCGCACGGCTCGGTCGTCGAGCTCGACGGGCTCGCCGGCGAACCCATGGACGTGCTGGTCAACGGTACGCTCATTGCACAGGGCGAAGTCGTGGTCGTAAACGACAAGTTCGGCATCCGGCTCACCGACATCATCACCCCCGCAGAGCGCATGCGGAAGATTCGCAGCTGA